A genomic window from Cupriavidus basilensis includes:
- a CDS encoding hydroxymethylglutaryl-CoA lyase, which translates to MTLPHYVKVVEVGPRDGLQNEKAMVPTEVKVDLINRLSDAGFVNIEAASFVSPKWVPQMADGADVMARIQRRPGTLYSVLTPNMKGFEGAVAASADEVVIFGAASEAFSQKNINCSIAESIERFAPVAAAAKEKGLRLRASISCALGCPYQGEVPVHAVVDVVRRMRDLGCDEIDIADTIGVGTPGRVQEVMHAVAAEFPIDRLSGHFHDTYGQALSNILASLQVGISIFHASVAGLGGCPYAKGATGNVATEDVLYMLHGMGIHTGVDLEQVVRAGDFISQSIGRANSSRVGRALLTKWAAAADAAPACV; encoded by the coding sequence ATGACCCTGCCACACTATGTAAAAGTCGTAGAAGTCGGCCCGCGCGACGGCCTGCAAAATGAGAAGGCCATGGTGCCGACCGAGGTCAAGGTGGACCTGATCAACCGCCTCAGCGACGCCGGCTTCGTCAATATCGAAGCCGCTTCCTTCGTCTCGCCCAAATGGGTGCCGCAGATGGCCGATGGCGCCGACGTGATGGCGCGCATCCAGCGCCGGCCGGGCACGCTGTACTCCGTGCTCACGCCCAATATGAAGGGCTTCGAGGGCGCGGTGGCCGCGTCCGCGGACGAGGTCGTGATCTTCGGCGCCGCCAGCGAGGCGTTCTCGCAAAAGAACATCAACTGCTCCATCGCCGAATCCATCGAGCGCTTCGCGCCTGTTGCCGCCGCCGCCAAGGAAAAAGGCCTGCGCCTGCGTGCCAGCATCTCCTGCGCGCTGGGCTGCCCCTACCAGGGCGAGGTGCCGGTGCACGCGGTGGTGGACGTAGTGCGCCGCATGCGCGATCTCGGCTGCGACGAGATCGACATCGCCGACACCATCGGCGTGGGCACGCCGGGCCGGGTGCAGGAGGTGATGCACGCGGTGGCAGCCGAATTCCCCATCGACCGGCTCTCCGGCCATTTCCACGATACCTACGGCCAGGCGCTGTCCAATATCCTGGCCAGCCTGCAGGTCGGCATCTCGATCTTCCACGCCTCGGTGGCAGGCCTTGGCGGCTGTCCTTACGCCAAGGGCGCCACCGGCAACGTGGCCACCGAAGACGTGCTGTACATGCTGCACGGCATGGGCATCCATACCGGCGTGGACCTGGAGCAGGTGGTGCGCGCGGGCGACTTCATCTCGCAGTCGATCGGCCGCGCCAACAGCTCGCGCGTGGGACGCGCGCTGCTGACCAAGTGGGCC